The Canis lupus dingo isolate Sandy chromosome 8, ASM325472v2, whole genome shotgun sequence genome has a segment encoding these proteins:
- the LOC112657428 gene encoding T-complex protein 1 subunit eta-like yields the protein MMPTPVILLKEGTDSSQGIPQLVSNISACQVIAEAVRTTLGPRGMDKLIVDGRGKATISNDGATILKLLDVVHPAAKTLVDIAKSQDAEVGDGTTSVTLLAAEFLKQVKPYVEEGLHPQIIIRAFRTATQLAVNKIKEIAVTVKKEDKVEQRKLLEKCAMTALSSKLISQQKAFFAKMVVDAVIMLDELLQLKMIGIKKVQGGALEESQLVAGVAFKKTFSYAGFEMQPKKYNNPMIALLNVELELKAEKDNAEIRVHTVEDYQAIVDAEWNILYDKLERIHHSGAKVVLSKLPIGDVATQYFADRDMFCAGRVLEEDLKRTMMACGGSIQTSVNALSADVLGRCQVFEETQIGGERYNFFTGCPKAKTCTIILRGGAEQFMEETERSLHDTIMIVRRAIKNDSVVAGGGAIEMELSKYLRDYSRTIPGKQQLLIGAYAKALEIIPRQLCDNAGFDATNILNKLRARHAQGGMWYGVDVNNEDIADNFEAFVWEPAMVRINALTAASEAACLIVSVDETIKNPCSTVDAPPAAGRGRGRGRPH from the coding sequence ATGATGCCCACACCAGTTATCCTGTTAAAAGAGGGGACCGATAGCTCCCAGGGCATCCCCCAGCTTGTAAGTAACATCAGTGCCTGCCAAGTGATTGCGGAGGCTGTAAGAACCACCCTAGGCCCTCGTGGCATGGACAAGCTGATTGTAGATGGCCGAGGCAAAGCAACAATTTCTAATGATGGGGCCACAATTCTGAAACTCCTTGATGTTGTCCATCCAGCAGCAAAGACTCTAGTGGACATTGCTAAATCCCAAGACGCTGAGGTCGGTGATGGTACCACCTCAGTGACCCTGCTGGCTGCAGAGTTTCTGAAGCAGGTGAAACCCTATGTGGAAGAAGGTTTGCACCCACAGATCATCATCCGAGCTTTCCGCACTGCCACCCAGTTGGCAGTTAACAAGATCAAAGAGATCGCTGTGACCGTGAAGAAGGAAGATAAAGTGGAACAGAGGAAGCTGCTGGAGAAGTGTGCCATGACCGCCCTGAGCTCTAAGCTGATTTCCCAGCAGAAAGCCTTCTTCGCTAAGATGGTGGTGGATGCAGTGATAATGCTCGATGAGTTGTTGCAGCTTAAAATGATTGGAATCAAGAAGGTGCAAGGTGGTGCTCTAGAGGAGTCCCAGCTGGTAGCTGGCGTTGCATTCAAGAAGACTTTCTCTTATGCTGGGTTTGAAATGCAACCCAAAAAGTACAACAATCCAATGATTGCCCTTTTAAATGTTGAGCTTGAGCTGAAAGCTGAGAAAGATAATGCTGAAATCAGAGTCCACACGGTGGAGGATTATCAGGCAATTGTTGATGCTGAGTGGAACATTCTCTATGACAAGTTAGAGAGGATCCATCATTCTGGAGCCAAAGTCGTCTTGTCCAAACTCCCCATTGGGGATGTGGCCACCCAGTACTTTGCCGACAGGGACATGTTCTGTGCTGGCCGGGTGCTGGAGGAGGATCTGAAGAGGACAATGATGGCCTGCGGAGGCTCCATCCAAACCAGTGTGAATGCTCTGTCAGCTGATGTGCTAGGCCGCTGCCAGGTCTTTGAAGAGACGCAGATTGGAGGCGAGAGGTACAATTTCTTCACTGGCTGCCCCAAGGCCAAGACCTGCACTATCATCCTTCGTGGTGGTGCTGAGCAGTTTATGGAGGAGACAGAGCGGTCTCTGCATGACACCATCATGATCGTCAGGAGGGCCATCAAGAATGATTCAGTGGTAGCTGGTGGCGGGGCCATTGAGATGGAGCTTTCCAAGTATCTGCGGGATTACTCAAGGACCATTCCAGGAAAACAGCAGCTGTTGATCGGGGCATATGCCAAGGCCTTGGAAATTATCCCACGTCAGCTGTGTGACAATGCTGGCTTTGATGCCACAAACATCCTCAACAAGCTGCGGGCTCGGCATGCCCAGGGGGGCATGTGGTATGGAGTGGACGTCAACAATGAGGACATTGCTGACAACTTTGAGGCGTTTGTGTGGGAGCCAGCCATGGTGCGCATCAATGCCCTGACTGCAGCCTCTGAGGCCGCCTGCCTTATCGTGTCAGTGGATGAGACCATCAAAAACCCTTGCTCAACAGTAGACGCTCCCCCAGCTGCGGGCCGGGGACGGGGCCGGGGCCGCCCACACTGA